The Populus alba chromosome 4, ASM523922v2, whole genome shotgun sequence genome contains a region encoding:
- the LOC118030260 gene encoding beta-carotene hydroxylase 2, chloroplastic yields MESGITAATASGYIFTSHLLQKPITTTSLSLPFIRHQNLLHNGFKVPRKTSFAVCFVVEDQPKPISAHLENQQEEGPIDVNKIQILTPRVAERLARKQRERDTYLIAAVMSSLGITSTAVLAVYYRFYWLEGGKVSWPEMFGTFALSVGAAVGMEFWARWAHKELWHASLWNMHESHHRPRDGPFELNDVFAIINAVPAISLVAYGFFNKGLVPGLCFGAGLGITVFGMAYMFVHDGLVHKRFPVGPIADVPYFTRVAAAHQIHHSDKFNGVPYGLFLGHKEIEEVGGQEELEREINRRTKSSKGL; encoded by the exons ATGGAGTCAGGAATCACCGCTGCCACCGCCTCCGGGTACATCTTCACCTCTCATCTCCttcaaaaaccaataacaacaACCTCACTGTCCCTTCCTTTTATTCGACACCAAAACCTTCTACACAATGGATTCAAAGTTCCAAGAAAAACAAGCTTTGCTGTTTGTTTTGTAGTTGAAGATCAACCGAAACCAATTAGTGCCCATCTCGAGAATCAACAAGAAGAAGGGCCTATAGATGTTAACAAGATCCAGATCTTGACGCCTCGCGTGGCTGAAAGATTGGCAAGAAAGCAAAGAGAAAGAGATACTTATTTGATTGCAGCTGTTATGTCTAGTTTGGGGATTACTTCCACGGCCGTCTTGGCTGTTTATTATAGGTTTTATTGGCTGGAg GGAGGGAAAGTGTCTTGGCCTGAAATGTTTGGTACATTTGCTCTTTCAGTGGGTGCTGCA gTGGGGATGGAATTTTGGGCAAGATGGGCTCATAAAGAACTTTGGCATGCTTCTTTGTGGAACATGCATGAG TCTCACCATAGACCAAGAGATGGGCCATTTGAGCTCAACGATGTATTTGCCATAATCAATGCAGTCCCGGCAATCTCCCTTGTTGCTTATGGTTTCTTTAACAAGGGCCTTGTACCTGGTCTTTGTTTCGGTGCT GGTCTAGGAATTACAGTTTTTGGCATGGCCTATATGTTTGTCCATGATGGTCTTGTTCACAAGAGATTTCCAGTAGGTCCCATTGCAGACGTCCCGTATTTCACCAGGGTGGCAGCAGCTCACCAG ATCCACCACTCAGATAAATTCAACGGCGTCCCGTATGGGTTGTTTCTAGGGCACAAG GAAATTGAGGAAGTTGGAGGCCAAGAAGAATTGGAAAGGGAGATCAATAGGAGGACCAAATCATCCAAGGGGTTATGA